The following proteins are co-located in the Solanum pennellii chromosome 1, SPENNV200 genome:
- the LOC107008036 gene encoding pentatricopeptide repeat-containing protein At1g09820 produces MSITYFRRLHHSRLPLRCLHTVNSEPTSTSTPNLFSDPLFKSKVSELISNQHWSQLKELIKPFNPTSFLEQLLGSGFDSSSILGFFRWSQFYQVYHHPLEHLCKVLVLLVNDKKYPKVRSLLHDFVKNGKTYTVSSVFHTLLTCSDNVCANSIIVDMLVLSYVNNGKLDLALEAFRRAGDYGFKLSVFSCKPMLKGVVKEAKFEVGELVYKEMIRRRIEVDLYTFNIVINGLCKAGKLNKARDVMEDMKVRGIMPNEVTYNTLIDGYCKRGGDGKMYKADALLRELVEQGVSPNERTYNTLIDGFCKDDNVGAAMKLFKEMQHQGMRPDIVTFNSLIDGLFGDGKVDEALGLRAEMIRLGLEPNIRTYNVMINGFSKMKMFREAKELFDDVMKQGLDLNVLTFNTVIDAHSKAGKMEEAVALRELMLSKLICPTISTYNCLLGGYYREGNVGAAKELLEEMEKKSVMADLVTYNIRIDAMCKRGESRKAVRLLDEMSEKRLVPSHVTYNILMAGYCQEGNPKAAVTIRKRMEKEGKQPNVVTYNVLIKGFCQKDKLEEANALLNEMLEKGLVPNRITYDIIREEMIDKGFVPDIDGHLYNYTVNC; encoded by the coding sequence ATGTCGATAACATATTTCCGGCGTCTTCACCACTCACGTTTACCCCTCCGTTGCCTTCACACAGTAAATTCAGAGCCAACCTCAACATCAACACCCAATTTGTTTTCAGACCCACTTTTCAAATCTAAAGTTTCAGAATTGATTTCAAACCAGCACTGGTCTCAGCTGAAGGAACTAATTAAACCCTTTAACCCAACTTCGTTTCTTGAACAGCTTTTGGGTTCTGGGTTTGATTCTTCCTCCATCTTGGGTTTCTTCAGGTGGTCTCAATTTTATCAGGTTTATCACCACCCTCTTGAGCATTTATGCAAAGTTCTTGTATTGTTagttaatgataaaaaataccCAAAGGTTCGATCTTTATTGCACGATTTTGTTAAAAATGGGAAGACTTATACGGTTTCTTCTGTTTTTCATACACTGTTGACATGTAGTGATAATGTGTGTGCTAATTCTATTATTGTTGACATGTTGGTATTATCTTATGTTAATAATGGTAAACTTGATTTAGCTCTGGAGGCTTTTAGAAGAGCTGGGGATTATGGGTTTAAGTTATCTGTATTTTCGTGTAAACCAATGCTTAAAGGGGTGGTGAAAGAGGCGAAGTTTGAAGTAGGAGAGCTTGTGTATAAGGAGATGATTAGGAGGAGGATAGAGGTTGACTTGTACACATTCAATATTGTAATTAACGGGTTGTGTAAGGCGGGGAAGTTGAATAAGGCTAGGGATGTGATGGAAGATATGAAGGTTAGAGGGATAATGCCTAATGAGGTTACTTACAATACACTGATTGATGGGTATTGCAAGAGGGGTGGAGACGGGAAGATGTATAAAGCGGATGCACTTTTGAGAGAATTGGTGGAGCAGGGGGTGAGTCCAAATGAGAGAACTTATAATACTCTTATCGATGGGTTTTGTAAGGATGATAATGTTGGGGCAGCTATGAAGCTTTTTAAAGAAATGCAGCATCAAGGGATGAGACCGGACATTGTGACATTCAATTCGTTAATTGATGGGTTATTTGGTGATGGGAAAGTTGATGAGGCTCTTGGTTTACGTGCAGAAATGATACGTTTGGGGTTGGAGCCTAATATTCGGACATATAATGTAATGATAAATGGGTTTTCAAAAATGAAGATGTTCAGAGAGGCTAAAGAGTtgtttgatgatgttatgaagcAAGGGTTAGATCTAAATGTACTAACTTTCAACACAGTTATTGATGCTCATAGTAAGGCtggaaaaatggaagaagcAGTCGCTCTTCGTGAACTAATGTTGAGCAAACTGATTTGTCCTACCATTTCAACATATAATTGCTTATTAGGTGGTTATTATCGAGAGGGAAATGTTGGAGCTGCAAAAGAGCTACTGGAGGAAATGGAGAAGAAGAGTGTGATGGCTGATCTAGTAACTTACAATATTCGAATAGATGCAATGTGCAAAAGAGGAGAATCAAGAAAGGCAGTGAGACTTCTGGATGAGATGTCTGAGAAAAGGTTGGTCCCAAGTCACGTGACATACAACATTTTGATGGCTGGATATTGCCAAGAAGGTAACCCAAAGGCAGCTGTTACTATTAGGAAAAGAATGGAGAAGGAAGGAAAGCAACCAAATGTTGTCACTTACAACGTGTTGATTAAAGGTTTCTGTCAGAAAGATAAGCTGGAAGAAGCAAATGCTCTTTTGAACGAGATGTTGGAAAAAGGATTGGTACCCAATAGAATTACCTATGACATTATCAGAGAAGAAATGATAGACAAGGGATTTGTCCCTGACATAGATGGACACCTCTATAATTATACTGTCAATTGTTAA